The Oenanthe melanoleuca isolate GR-GAL-2019-014 chromosome 1A, OMel1.0, whole genome shotgun sequence genome contains a region encoding:
- the ADM2 gene encoding protein ADM2: MRAPAPLALGCVSFALCLLELPHGRALPARRVPPARSPPQRIPALPRDPPAPQPFGTLRHRALLARHGPWVATRHRPLAPRPPPWHVRRLILRHDPRHDPRAARGRRHDPRHDPRAARGRRHAGAHLVRVGCVLGTCQVQNLSHRLWQLRGQSGRRDSSPMNPNSPHSYG, from the exons ATgcgagccccggccccgctggcGCTGGGTTGCGTCAGCTTCGCGCTGTGCCTTCTGGAGCTGCCCCACGGCCGGGCCCTGCCTGCCCGCAG GGTCCCCCCGGCGCGGAGCCCCCCGCAGCGgatccctgctctccccagagaccccccagccccgcagcccTTCGGGACCCTGCGACACCGAGCCCTGCTGGCCCGGCACGGCCCCTGGGTCGCCACCCGGCACCGCCCGCTCGCCCCCCGGCCCCCTCCGTGGCACGTCCGGCGCCTGATCCTGCGGCACGACCCCCGGCACGACCcccgggcggcgcggggccgccgGCACGACCCCCGGCACGACCcccgggcggcgcggggccgccgGCACGCCGGGGCGCACCTGGTGCGGGTGGGCTGCGTGCTGGGCACCTGCCAGGTGCAGAACCTGAGCCACCGCCTGTGGCAGCTGCGGGGACAGTCGGGGCGCCGCGACTCGTCCCCCATGAACCCCAACAGCCCCCACAGCTACGGCTGA
- the MIOX gene encoding inositol oxygenase isoform X1 gives MSGLQAGPDSSEEPKPGKAESEFRNYTEGKLLDRVYNTYRLMHTHQTVEFVRRKSAQYGSCSLRRMSVMEALELLDQLVDESDPDVDFPNSFHAFQTAEGIRRAHPDKDWFHLVGLLHDLGKVLVLFGEPQWAVVGDTFPVGCKVQKSVVYGDSTFHDNPDTKDPRYSTECGMYQPGCGLDNVLMSWGHDEYMYQVMKFNNFALPKEAFYMVRFHSFYPWHAHGDYGHLCSEEDRRLLPWLRELNKFDLYTKQEELPDVQQLRTYYQGLIDKYCPGQLCW, from the exons ATGAGCGGCCTCCAGGCG GGCCCCGACTCCTCCGAGGAGCCCAAACCCGGCAAGGCCGAGAGCGAGTTCCGCAACTACACC GAGGGGAAGCTGCTCGACCGCGTGTACAACACCTACCGGCTCATGCACACGCACCAGACCGTGGAGTTCGTCCGCAGGAAG AGCGCGCAGTACGGCTCGTGCTCGCTGCGGAGGATGAGCGTGATGGAGGCGCTGGAGCTGCTGGACCAGCTGGTGGACGAGTCGGACCCCGACGTGGATTTCCCCAACTCCTTCCACGCCTTCCAGACGGCCGAGGGGATCCGCCGGGCGCACCCCGACAAAG ACTGGTTCCACCTCGTGGGGCTCCTGCACGACCTGGGCAAGGTGCTGGTGCTGTTCGGGGAGCCCCAG TGGGCGGTGGTCGGGGACACCTTCCCGGTGGGCTGCAAGGTGCAGAAGTCGGTGGTTTACGGGGACTCCACCTTCCACGACAACCCCGACACCAAAGACCCCCGGTACAG CACCGAGTGCGGGATGTACCAGCCCGGCTGCGGCCTGGACAACGTGCTCATGTCCTGGGGCCACGATG AGTACATGTACCAAGTGATGAAGTTCAACAACTTCGCGCTGCCCAAGGAG gCCTTCTACATGGTTCGCTTCCACTCCTTCTACCCCTGGCACGCCCACGGCGACTACGGGCACCTGTGCTCCGAGGAGGACCGGcgcctgctgccctggctgcggGAGCTCAA CAAGTTCGACCTGTACACcaagcaggaggagctgcccgACGTGCAGCAGCTCCGCACTTACTACCAGGGGCTCATCGACAAGTACTGCCcggggcagctctgctggtga
- the MIOX gene encoding inositol oxygenase isoform X2 produces MSGLQAGPDSSEEPKPGKAESEFRNYTEGKLLDRVYNTYRLMHTHQTVEFVRRKSAQYGSCSLRRMSVMEALELLDQLVDESDPDVDFPNSFHAFQTAEGIRRAHPDKDWFHLVGLLHDLGKVLVLFGEPQVQKSVVYGDSTFHDNPDTKDPRYSTECGMYQPGCGLDNVLMSWGHDEYMYQVMKFNNFALPKEAFYMVRFHSFYPWHAHGDYGHLCSEEDRRLLPWLRELNKFDLYTKQEELPDVQQLRTYYQGLIDKYCPGQLCW; encoded by the exons ATGAGCGGCCTCCAGGCG GGCCCCGACTCCTCCGAGGAGCCCAAACCCGGCAAGGCCGAGAGCGAGTTCCGCAACTACACC GAGGGGAAGCTGCTCGACCGCGTGTACAACACCTACCGGCTCATGCACACGCACCAGACCGTGGAGTTCGTCCGCAGGAAG AGCGCGCAGTACGGCTCGTGCTCGCTGCGGAGGATGAGCGTGATGGAGGCGCTGGAGCTGCTGGACCAGCTGGTGGACGAGTCGGACCCCGACGTGGATTTCCCCAACTCCTTCCACGCCTTCCAGACGGCCGAGGGGATCCGCCGGGCGCACCCCGACAAAG ACTGGTTCCACCTCGTGGGGCTCCTGCACGACCTGGGCAAGGTGCTGGTGCTGTTCGGGGAGCCCCAG GTGCAGAAGTCGGTGGTTTACGGGGACTCCACCTTCCACGACAACCCCGACACCAAAGACCCCCGGTACAG CACCGAGTGCGGGATGTACCAGCCCGGCTGCGGCCTGGACAACGTGCTCATGTCCTGGGGCCACGATG AGTACATGTACCAAGTGATGAAGTTCAACAACTTCGCGCTGCCCAAGGAG gCCTTCTACATGGTTCGCTTCCACTCCTTCTACCCCTGGCACGCCCACGGCGACTACGGGCACCTGTGCTCCGAGGAGGACCGGcgcctgctgccctggctgcggGAGCTCAA CAAGTTCGACCTGTACACcaagcaggaggagctgcccgACGTGCAGCAGCTCCGCACTTACTACCAGGGGCTCATCGACAAGTACTGCCcggggcagctctgctggtga
- the LMF2 gene encoding lipase maturation factor 2 produces MVAMGEAARPRALFLAGLAAVYIAAFGSLYVQIPGLYGREGILPARRVLRLSGKGLWEQLRDSPTLLWLGPRLGLDTEQGMELLCLLGVLGALGALLCDAMRDCLVFALLRAFYLSLYQVGQVFLYFQWDSLLLEAGFLAVLVAPLRLLRGGSPAWRPHDSVTLWAVRWLLFRLMFASGVVKLSSRCPAWWGLTALTFHFESQCLPSPGAWLAHQLPAWLLRLGVVATLAIEVAVPPLFFCPLRRLRLFAFYCQVLLQVLIMLTGNYNFFNVLTIVLGLALLDEEHVGRWLGRPRRRHSPGWPPSLGSVLATLLELGTYGLLLWGTARCFGLRLDWDRRLLDSRVAFTYHEFSTWLRAVTLPLVGVAFLSLSWEILVALYRCACVRGCFGKLWATLQLAIMATATLGLFAVSLVPFTYVEQESHGKLWPGVRRVFGAVERLQLVGSYGLFRRMTGLGGRPEVVLEGSYDGHSWTEIEFMYKPGNVSRAPAVVAPHQPRLDWQLWFAALGPQQSSPWFSALLLRLLQGQPDVIRLLQTDPAQYPFQARPPTFLRAQLYKYRFTAPGEPSPGPAPWWRRQHVQEFFPAVSLGDPRLESLLSQHGLKDKPPARRRPGSLLPRVLRSVRRLCGRCSGPVLLWSLYLGAAAAGLLRALARHRARGAPPARHRAPRDRDRNGERNGERNGERNGDRNGERGERNGLRGSEGTRLEGTRPEGTRPEGRHGNKRKK; encoded by the exons aTGGTCGCCATGGGGGaggcggcgcggccgcgggcGCTGTTCCTGGCCGGGCTGGCCGCCGTCTACATCGCCGCCTTCGGCTCCCTCTACGTGCAGATCCCCG GGCTGTACGGCCGCGAGGGGATCCTGCCGGCGCGCCGCGTGCTGCGGCTGAGCGGGaaggggctgtgggagcagctgcGGGACTCGCCCAcgctgctgtggctggggcCGCGCCTGGGGCTGGACACGGAGCAgggcatggagctgctgtgcctgctgggcgTGCTGGGCGCCCTCGGGGCGCTGCTCTGCGACGCCATGCGGGACTGCCTGGTGTTCGCCCTGCTCAGGGCGTTCTACCTGTCCCTCTACCAG gtgggacaggtgtTCCTGTACTTCCAGTG ggacagcctgctgctggaggcCGGGTTCCTGGCCGTGCTGGTGGCCCCCCTGCGGCTGCTCAGGGGGGGCTCCCCGGCCTGGAGACCCCACGACTCGGTCACGCTCTGGGCCGTGCGCTGGCTGCTCTTCCGCCTCATGTTCGCCTCGGGCGTGGTGAAGCTCAGCAGCCGCTGCCCCGCCTGGTGGGGGCTCACAG ccctgacGTTCCACTTCGAGAGCCAGTGCCTGCCCAGCCCGGGGGCGTGGCTGGCCCACCAGCTGCCCGCCTGGCTGCTGCGGCTGGGCGTGGTGGCCACCCTGGCCATCGAGGTGGCCGTGCCGCCGCTCTTCTTCTGCCCCCTGCGCCGCCTGCGCCTCTTCGCCTTCTACTGCCAG gtgctgctgcaggtgctgatCATGCTGACAGGTAACTACAACTTCTTCAACGTGCTGACCATCGTGCTGGGCCTGGCCCTGCTGGACGAGGAGCACGTGGGGCGCTGGCTGGGCCGGCCCCGCAGGAGGCACAGCCCCG GCTGgccccccagcctgggctcagtgctggccacgctgctggagctgggcacctacgggctgctgctctggggcaccGCGCGCTGCTTCGGGCTGCGGCTGGACTGGGACAGGAGGCTGCTGGACTCCAGAGTGG ctttcaCCTACCACGAGTTCAGCACGTGGCTGCGGGCGGTGACGCTGCCGCTGGTGGGGGTGGcgttcctgtccctgtcctgggagaTCCTGGTGGCCCTGTACCG ctgtgcctgtgtccGGGGCTGTTTCGGGAAGCTCTGGGCCACCCTGCAGCTGGCCATCATGGCCACGGCCACCCTGGGGCTGTTTGCCGTCAGCCTG GTGCCCTTCACGTACGTGGAGCAGGAGTCGCACGGGAAGCTGTGGCCCGGCGTGCGGCGCGTGTTCGGGGCCGTGGAGCGGCTGCAGCTGGTCGGCTCCTACGGGCTGTTCCGCAGGATGACCGGGCTGGGCGGCCGGCCCGAGGTGGTGCTGGAGGGCAGCTACGACGGGCACAGCTGGACC GAGATCGAGTTCATGTACAAGCCCGGGAACGTGAGCAGGGCCCCGGCCGTGGTGGCCCCGCACCAGCCCCGCCTGGACTGGCAGCTGTGGTTCGCAGCCCTGGGCCcgcagcagagcagcccctggttcagtgccctgctgctgcggctgctgcaggggcagcccGACG TGATCCGCCTGCTGCAGACAGACCCCGCCCAGTACCCGTTCCAGGCCCGGCCCCCCACCTTCCTGCGGGCCCAGCTCTACAAGTACCGGTTCACAGCCCCCGGGGAGCCCAG ccccggccccgccccctggTGGCGCCGCCAGCACGTGCAGGAATTCTTCCCGGCCGTGTCCCTGGGAGACCCCAGGCTGGAgtccctgctcagccagcacGGCCTCAAG GACAAGccccccgcccggcgccgcccggGCTCGCTCCTGCCGCGCGTCCTGCGCTCCGTGCGCCGCCTGTGCGGGCGCTGCTCGGGGCCCGTCCTGCTCTGGTCGCTGTACCTGggggccgccgccgcggggCTGCTGCGAGCGCTGGCCCGGCACAGAGCGCGGGGggcgcccccggcccggcacAGAGCGCCGCGGGACCGGGACAGGAACGGGGAGAGGAACGGCGAGCGGAACGGGGAGAGGAACGGGGACCGGAACGGGGAGAGGGGCGAGCGGAACGGGCTGCGGGGCTCGGAGGGGACACGGCTCGAGGGGACACGGCCCGAGGGGACACGGCCCGAGGGTCGGCACGGCAACAAGAGGAAGAAGTAG